A stretch of Bifidobacterium sp. ESL0704 DNA encodes these proteins:
- a CDS encoding DUF262 domain-containing protein, with protein MNEDVFRNGRSISFWQLIQYHAIRIPAIQRDYVYGQPSASSVRSGILDEVATHLEDNTRLSLNFIYGEIEDNPEDRDVPICKPLDGQQRLTTLYFIYWNSLVHVHAAHPEVNITEATDTLSRFSYDTRQTAKDFFELITQQRTIDDIAEWMQNPDGNECSHLSQLIREKHWFRPDFSYDPTIISALVVLDEIQERPILSEYRSWRLLTESDCPIRFEWLDIKDIGNGDDLYIKMNARGKQLSVFDNFKAEFEDASKKLVSEEDYFKLCQKIDGPWMDFFWNTAKETAEPSALYDTYYMRFLNWSLWNRWAEKVEASQVDASSKKIPDQGDIENRHLADYECILPEGQNTMCAKTLETLSHYLNYISQDDAIDGIVNAARQVSISKPRQTEYADRMRLESAMAYINGMYNLGEKPNQTSWKQWNRIISHLSNAAQIWQGYNSPAQYTRAVKAVELFQSYADNLTAYFAGFPDVQGFNPHDQIEEEELKSWLIVNNNDWAKAIESAEEIKYFKGKIGFLFDFVDINKDTRHTALDDPEKLDKFNQYVSVAAALFPDKEPDELSISLHRALLTKGDYSLHEGTVSSYLTRASSFTRSISWKALLRSKDNYRKHEVRNKEYLMRDLFDDIIARLLNCDHPSTSQAIKVLNDIIAAYRWTDGERDDWWAQWLIKYPELWSGNYFGTLKQFRVEDGICYLPRITNTQLKSLNKELVSCAIGAIIASEVPGVVCYPQEMRGRLYPDWDYDSIPPYVILENENLKVGIGRIYKDKYPSQGHKFPEIWVICQNTSEQNETDQHEKCFTNAKEVIHFVKQIFIQNQS; from the coding sequence AACGAAGATGTCTTCCGCAATGGACGATCTATTAGCTTTTGGCAACTAATCCAGTATCATGCCATCCGCATCCCAGCAATTCAACGCGACTATGTATACGGACAGCCCAGCGCGTCTAGCGTACGATCTGGAATACTTGATGAAGTAGCGACACACCTCGAGGACAACACACGTCTAAGCCTCAATTTTATATACGGAGAAATTGAGGACAACCCTGAGGACAGGGATGTTCCTATATGTAAACCTTTGGACGGGCAACAACGACTTACCACGCTCTACTTTATATATTGGAACTCATTAGTACATGTCCATGCCGCCCATCCAGAAGTGAATATCACTGAGGCTACTGATACGCTTAGCCGCTTTTCATACGACACCAGACAAACGGCGAAAGATTTTTTCGAACTCATCACTCAGCAGAGAACGATAGACGACATCGCGGAATGGATGCAAAATCCCGACGGCAATGAATGCTCTCATCTTTCTCAACTAATCCGTGAAAAACACTGGTTCCGTCCGGACTTTTCCTATGATCCGACCATTATTTCGGCGCTCGTTGTGCTCGATGAAATACAGGAAAGGCCTATACTGTCGGAATACAGAAGCTGGAGACTGCTTACCGAGTCTGATTGTCCTATTCGCTTCGAGTGGTTGGATATCAAAGACATAGGCAACGGTGACGATCTCTATATCAAGATGAACGCACGAGGAAAGCAGTTGAGCGTCTTCGACAACTTCAAAGCTGAATTCGAAGACGCCTCAAAGAAGTTGGTATCAGAGGAAGACTATTTCAAGCTCTGCCAAAAAATCGATGGGCCTTGGATGGATTTCTTCTGGAATACAGCCAAGGAGACAGCCGAACCTTCAGCCTTATATGATACGTACTACATGCGGTTCCTAAACTGGAGTTTATGGAACCGCTGGGCAGAAAAAGTCGAAGCCTCGCAAGTGGATGCATCTTCTAAGAAAATCCCGGATCAAGGGGACATTGAGAATCGGCACTTGGCTGATTACGAATGTATTCTGCCTGAAGGGCAGAACACTATGTGTGCCAAAACGTTGGAAACCCTCTCACACTATCTAAACTATATTTCACAAGATGACGCGATTGACGGAATCGTGAATGCCGCACGTCAAGTAAGCATAAGTAAACCGAGACAAACGGAGTATGCTGACCGTATGCGGTTGGAGTCAGCGATGGCATACATCAATGGCATGTATAACCTTGGCGAGAAGCCAAATCAGACATCATGGAAGCAATGGAACCGCATCATCTCCCACCTTTCCAACGCAGCTCAAATCTGGCAAGGCTACAACTCGCCAGCACAATATACCAGAGCCGTAAAGGCCGTGGAACTGTTCCAATCCTATGCAGATAATCTTACCGCTTATTTTGCCGGATTCCCTGATGTCCAAGGTTTTAATCCGCATGACCAGATAGAAGAAGAGGAATTGAAATCGTGGCTTATCGTCAACAATAATGACTGGGCTAAAGCCATTGAAAGTGCCGAAGAAATCAAATATTTTAAGGGTAAGATCGGCTTCCTCTTCGATTTTGTTGACATCAATAAAGATACAAGGCACACCGCGCTTGATGACCCCGAGAAACTTGACAAATTTAATCAATATGTTTCAGTTGCAGCTGCACTGTTCCCAGATAAAGAACCAGATGAACTATCCATCTCGTTGCACCGAGCATTGCTTACCAAGGGAGATTATTCATTACATGAAGGCACTGTATCGTCCTACCTTACTCGGGCAAGCAGTTTCACCAGATCAATCAGTTGGAAAGCCTTGTTACGGAGCAAAGACAACTATAGGAAACATGAAGTCAGAAACAAAGAATATCTCATGCGCGACCTATTCGACGATATTATCGCTCGACTCCTCAACTGTGATCATCCATCCACCAGTCAAGCGATTAAAGTACTGAACGATATCATCGCGGCATATCGATGGACAGATGGCGAAAGGGATGATTGGTGGGCTCAATGGCTCATCAAATATCCAGAACTTTGGTCTGGCAATTACTTTGGTACATTAAAACAGTTTAGAGTTGAAGATGGTATTTGTTATTTGCCCAGAATAACGAATACACAGCTCAAAAGCCTTAATAAAGAACTCGTTTCATGCGCCATCGGTGCGATAATCGCCTCTGAAGTTCCTGGAGTGGTCTGCTACCCACAGGAAATGAGAGGACGCCTATATCCTGACTGGGATTATGACTCAATACCACCTTATGTCATTCTTGAAAACGAAAATCTGAAAGTCGGCATTGGCCGGATATACAAAGACAAATACCCTTCTCAGGGGCATAAGTTTCCTGAAATTTGGGTAATTTGCCAAAATACATCCGAGCAAAACGAAACTGACCAACATGAAAAATGCTTCACAAATGCAAAGGAAGTAATCCATTTCGTGAAACAGATTTTCATTCAAAACCAAAGTTGA
- a CDS encoding helix-turn-helix domain-containing protein: MRQNPAPPATLDLAVVLHALADPVRLAVVSQIASAPDDVACGSFDVPVTKSTLSHHFKILREAGVIETRRDGIRSLNTLRRAALDKAFPGLLDAILAAQDKTH; encoded by the coding sequence ATGAGACAGAATCCCGCACCGCCGGCAACACTCGACCTAGCCGTCGTTCTTCATGCTTTGGCGGATCCAGTGCGTCTTGCTGTGGTCAGTCAGATCGCATCCGCTCCTGATGACGTCGCCTGCGGGTCTTTTGATGTTCCGGTCACCAAAAGCACACTCAGCCACCATTTCAAGATTCTTCGCGAAGCCGGTGTCATCGAGACTCGCCGCGACGGTATCAGGTCATTGAACACCCTACGTCGTGCGGCGCTCGACAAGGCGTTTCCCGGCCTTCTTGACGCCATTCTCGCCGCGCAGGACAAAACGCATTGA
- a CDS encoding MFS transporter produces the protein MVIKQSKSPGTLPVLILSIVAPLLVFVQSTDMNVLSGPLTAAFGATRTQVEWTVNAYTLTLAAGLLGAGGLVDSWGPSRSFRLGAGLFALSSFAAAAAPNVEVLVATLLVMGLGAALLMPSSLVLITTGVAGKAHTVRVGWWAAAGSVGMSAGPLLSGLFTQLANWRGVFWFNTVLCAVALIWGWVAIPRTVRKRGHVDMPGLLTAAIAIAGLVYTLIEAGKDNGPDVYVAAVIAILAIVAFIMVERRSETPVLPLAVFSDRVYRTTLLQGALFNFSFFGLMFAMGLMLQQGRGMTAFQSSLLFLPLTAAVLVSNLLTAWLSDRFGTIRILAIAQVVFIVALLALGWTGVAGSLPGMVISLIPSGLAAGILVPIMTGQSLTTMPRELQGAASSGFNTARQLGSAIGVAVFGLLLGTDLITGFGKCLAAAAVAGVISLAMTPILRKSRV, from the coding sequence ATGGTTATCAAACAATCAAAATCACCGGGCACACTACCCGTTCTCATCCTGTCCATCGTCGCGCCTCTTCTGGTGTTTGTGCAAAGCACCGATATGAACGTGCTCTCCGGGCCGCTTACGGCGGCCTTCGGAGCCACCCGCACCCAGGTCGAATGGACGGTGAACGCCTACACACTGACTTTGGCGGCCGGACTACTCGGAGCTGGAGGCCTTGTGGACTCATGGGGACCTTCACGCTCGTTCCGTCTCGGCGCTGGACTGTTCGCGCTCTCCTCCTTCGCGGCCGCGGCCGCGCCCAACGTCGAAGTCCTTGTGGCCACCCTTCTGGTCATGGGTCTGGGAGCGGCTCTGCTGATGCCAAGCTCGCTGGTGCTCATCACCACGGGAGTCGCCGGCAAGGCACATACCGTCAGGGTGGGATGGTGGGCCGCGGCGGGATCGGTCGGCATGTCCGCCGGACCTCTGCTGAGTGGCCTGTTCACTCAACTTGCCAACTGGCGTGGCGTCTTCTGGTTCAACACCGTTCTTTGCGCGGTTGCTCTGATATGGGGATGGGTGGCCATCCCCCGCACCGTTCGCAAACGCGGACATGTCGACATGCCAGGCCTGTTGACCGCGGCCATCGCCATCGCGGGTCTCGTCTATACGCTGATCGAAGCCGGAAAGGACAACGGGCCGGACGTCTATGTGGCGGCGGTCATCGCCATACTCGCCATCGTGGCCTTCATCATGGTCGAACGTCGCAGCGAGACGCCGGTGCTGCCCCTGGCCGTGTTCTCCGACCGCGTCTACCGCACCACGCTGCTGCAAGGTGCGCTGTTCAACTTCTCGTTCTTCGGGCTCATGTTCGCCATGGGACTCATGCTCCAGCAGGGCCGCGGCATGACGGCGTTCCAGTCCAGCCTGCTCTTCCTCCCCTTGACGGCGGCCGTCCTCGTCTCCAACCTGTTGACCGCTTGGCTCTCCGACCGCTTCGGGACCATCCGCATCCTGGCCATTGCGCAGGTCGTCTTCATCGTGGCGTTGCTCGCCCTGGGATGGACCGGAGTCGCCGGATCATTGCCAGGCATGGTCATCTCGCTGATTCCCTCGGGTCTTGCCGCCGGCATACTCGTGCCCATCATGACCGGGCAATCCCTGACCACCATGCCCCGCGAGCTGCAAGGCGCGGCCAGCAGCGGCTTCAACACCGCGCGGCAGCTCGGCTCGGCCATCGGCGTGGCTGTCTTCGGACTCCTGCTGGGCACCGATCTCATCACCGGCTTTGGCAAATGTCTCGCCGCCGCGGCCGTAGCCGGGGTCATCTCCTTGGCGATGACCCCCATACTGCGCAAGTCACGAGTCTAA